GGCCCGCATGCGCGAGAGCGGCGCCACCGTCGACACGTATCTGGCCGAAGGCAAGCCCGTGTACGGGCTGACGCAGGGCTTCGGGCCGCTGGTGACGTACTCCTCCACCTCCGAGATGGAGCAGGGAAGTTCGCTCATCTCCCACCTGGGCACCGCACAGGGCCGACCGCTCGGCCCCGAGGCCTCACGGCTGGTCTTCTGGCTCCGGCTCAACAGCATGCGCAAGGGCTTCTCCGCCGTCTCCCCGGGCTTCTGGCAGCGCCTGGCCGATCTGTGGAACGCCGGCTTCACCCCGGTGATCCCGCGGGACGGCACGGTCAGCGCGAGCGGCGATCTGCAGCCGCTGGCGCATGTGGCGCTGGCGTGTGCGGGCTACGGCGAGGCGTGGGTGCGCGACGCGCAGGGCCAGTGGTCCCCGCGTCCGGCTTCCCAGGCCCTCGCAGATCTGGGCACCGAACCGCTGGAATGGCCGGTCCGCGAGGCGCTGGCCTTCGTCAACGGAACCGGCGTCAGCCTCGCCGTCGCCATCCTCAACCAGCGCTCCGCCGTCCGGCTCGTACGAGCCGTCGCGACGCTCACCGCCCGGCTGACGGCGCTGCTCGGCGGCAACGCCGAGCACTACGACGAAGGGGTCGGCCAGGCGCGGAACCAGGCGGGACAGCTGCTCGTGGCACGCTGGATCCGGCAGGACCTGTCCGAGGACCACCGGCGGGACGAGCGCCGGCCGCTGCAGGAGCCCTACAGCCTGCGCTGCGCCCCGCAGGTCCTGGGCGCCGTGCTGGACCAGCTCACCATGGCCGGAGAGATCCTGCTCCGCGAGGCGAACGGCGTCACCGACAACCCCCTCACCCACGAGGGCCGGGTGCTGCACGCCGGCAACTTCCACGCCATGCCGGTCGGTTTCGCCTCGGAGCAGACCGGGCTCGCCCTGCACATGGCCGCATATCTGGCGGAACGGCAGCTCGGCCTGGTGGTCAATCCCACCACCAACGGCGACCTGCCGATCATGCTCACGCCCCGGGCCGGCCGCGGCTGCGGACTGGCCGGGGTGCAGATCAGCGCCACCTCCTTCATCTCGCGGATCCGGCAGCTGGTCACCCCGGCGTCGCTGACGACGCTGCCGACCAACGGGTGGAACCAGGACCACGTACCGATGGCGCTCAACGGCGCGAACGGCGTCGGCGAGGCCCTGGACCTGGGCTGGCTCGCCGTGGGTTCGCTCGCCCTGGGCGCGGCCCAGCTGGCGGTGATGACCGAGGACGCTCCGGAGCCCGTCGGCGTGTGGGCGCAACTGGCCCACATCTCCCCGGCGCTGGAGGCCGACCGGCCGATGGCGGCCGAGGTGCGGGCGGCCGCCGAGCTGTTCCGCAGCCATGCGCACGCCCTGCAGGCCGACGCCGGCTGACGGACACAGCGGGCGCCCCGGCCCGGCCCGCCCAGGGCGCCCGCTTCGTTGTGGATACCGCAGAGGACTGGAGACCAACGCGATGACCCGATGGGGGATCACCCTCCCGCTGACCGGCGTGCCCCTGCCGGCGCACCGCGAGCTTGTCGAGCGGCTTCCCGGCCTCGGCTACACCGACGTGTGGACGGCCGAGACCTCGGGCACCGACGCGTTCTCACCCCTGGTGCTGGCCTCGCAGTGGTCGTCCGGCCTGCGGCTGGGCACCGCCATCGCTCCGGTGTTCACCCGCGGTCCGGCCCTTCTGGCGATGACCGCCGCGGCCGCCGCCGACTGCGCGCCCGGCCGGTTCGCGCTGGGCATCGGCGCTTCCTCCCCCGGCGTCGTACGGGACTGGAACGCCATGGAACACACCCGCCCCTACGCGCGTACCCGCGACACCCTGCGGTTCCTGCGCACCGCCTTCGAGGGGAAGGTGGTGAACGCGCAGTACCCGACCTTCTCGGTCCGCGGCTTCCGGCTGGAGCGGCCGCCGGCTTCGCCCCCGCCCCTCCTGCTGGCCGCGCTGCGCCCCCGTATGCTGCGGCTCGCCGCCACCGAGGCGGACGGTGCCATCACCAACTGGCTGGCCCCCGCCGATGTACCGAAGGTCAGGGCCGAGATCGGCCCCGGGACCGAACTCGTCGCCCCGGTCTTCGTGTGCCTCACCGACGATGCCAGAAAAGCCCGCCGTCTGGGCCGGATGATGATCAGCAGCTACCTCACCGTGCCTGCGTACCGGGCGTTCCAGGACTGGCTCGGCCGTACCGAACCACTCGCCGCGATGCACCGGGCCTGGGACGCGGGCGACCGCTGGCGCGCGGGCATGGCCGTTCCGGACGAGGTGGTCGACGAACTGGTGGTGCACGGCAGCCCGGAGGAATGCCGCGCACGGATCCGTGCCTACACGGCCAACGGGCTCGACACCCCCGTGATCGCCTTGCTGCCCACCGACGACGGTGACCCTGTCGAGCAGGTCGAAGCCCTCGCGCCGTGTCAGGACTGACGGCGTGATCGCGCGGATACTGCCGGACTGCGTCGCGGCGGCGGAGTCCTACGGCGACGAACCGGCCGCCGAATTGTTCCCCGAGGAGAGCAGGCTGACGGCCACCATGTCCGACGTCCGCCGCCGCGAGTTCACCACCGTGCGGCACTGCGCCCGGCGCGCGGCACTGCGCATCGGCGTTCCGCCGGCTCCTTTGCTGCCGGGGCCCGCGGGCGCTCCGCAGTGGCCCCACGGCATCGTCGGCAGCATGACGCACTGCCGGGGCTACCGCGCCGCCGCCCTGGCCCGTAGCGACCAGGTGCGGGGCGTGGGCATCGACGCCGAGCCCCATCAGGCGCTGCCCGAGGGCATGTTGGACCGCATCGCACTGCCGGGAGAGCAGGAGCAGCAGCGTGTGCTGCGGCGGCTGAACGGCAGCATGTGCTGGGACCGACTGCTGTTCTGCGCCAAGGAGGCCGTCTACAAGGTGTGGTCACCTCTGACCCGCGCATGGCTGGGCTTCCACGAGGCCTCGATCAGCATCGCCCCGGACGGCGGCACCGGGGCGGGCACGTTCCGCGTGCGCGTGCTCCGGGCCGTGCCGGAGGGGGCCGACGGCGAGGTCCCGACGATGCTTCAAGGGAACTGGCTCGCCAACCGCCACCTGCTGCTCGCCGCGATTGTCGTACCCCGTGCCCCAGCCACCCCGTAAACCCAGCCCACCAGCACACCGGCCCGTGCCGGCGATCACAGCAAGGTGCGAATTCCTCATGGCGACCCGGATACTCGTGACAGGGGGAGCCGGCTTCATCGGCTCCCACTACGTACGCACGCTGCTCGGCCCGCAGGGGCCCGGCGACGTGTCCGTCACCGTGCTCGACAAGCTCACCTACGCGGGCAGCCCCGCCAACCTCGACGAGGTACGCGGGCATCCGCACTTCACCTTTCGCAAAGGCGACATCTGCGACGCCGCCACCGTGCGCGAGCTGATGGCGGAACACGACCAGGTGGTGCACTTCGCCGCGGAGTCGCACGTGGACCGCTCGATCGACGGCGGCGACGAATTCATCCGCACGAACGTCCTCGGCACCCACACCCTCGTGAACGCCGCCCACTCGGCCGGGATCAGCACCTTCGTCCAGATCTCCACCGACGAGGTGTACGGCTCGATCGACCAGGGTTCCTGGCCCGAGACCCACCCGCTGCGCCCCAGCTCGCCGTACTCCTCGGCCAAGGCGGCCGGGGACCTGGTGGCGCTCTCCTACCACCACACCCATGGCCTGGACGTGCGCGTCACCCGCTGTTCGAACAACTACGGGCACCACCACTTCCCCGAAAAGGCCATCCCGCTCTTCATCACCCACCTGCTCGACGGCAAGCGGATCCCGCTCTACGGCGACGGCTCCCACATCCGGGACTGGCTGCACATCGACGATCACGTACAGGGCATCGAGCTGGTGCGCACCCGGGGCCGGGCCGGGGAGATCTACAACATCGGTGGCGGTACCGAGCTGTCCAACAGGGAGCTCACCGAGATGCTGCTCAGGGAACTGGGCGCGGACTGGGACACCTCTGTGCAGCAGGTGGCGGACCGCAAGGGCCATGACCGCCGCTACTCCGTCGACTGCACCAAGATCAGCGAAGAGCTGGGCTACACCCCGCGTGTCCCCTTCGACAAGGGACTCGCCGAGACCGTGCAGTGGTACCGCGACAACCGCGCCTGGTGGGAGCCCTTGAAGGCGCGAGCGGCACTGTGACGGCACACGAAGCGCGGCCCTGGCTGGTGACCGGCGCCCAGGGCCTGCTTGCCCGGGCCCTCCTCGGCCACCTGGCCGGTGCCGGCATCACCGCGGTCGCCGCCGGTCGCGGTGACCTGGACATCACCGACCGAAAGGCCGTGCAGGCGGCCTTCACCGGCCGTCCGCCCGCCGTGGTGATCAACTGCGCCGCATGGACCGCGGTCGACGCCGCTGAGGACCACGAGGCCCAGGCTCTCGCGGTCAACGGGACCGGCGCACGCCTGCTGGCCGAGGCGTGCCGCGCGTCGGGGAGTGTCCTGCTGCAGCCATCGACGGACTACGTATTCGACGGCCGCGCCCGCGAGCCGTACCCGGAGCACGCCCCGACCGGCCCCCGCAGCGCATACGGCCGCACCAAGCTGGCGGGTGAGCAGGCAGTGCTGCACACGCTGCCGGACACCGGCTATGTCGTGCGAACGTCCTGGCTCTACGGGGCGGGCGGAAACAGTTTCGTGGGCACCGTGCTCGGGCTGGAGCGCGAGCGGGAAACCCTTGAGGTGGTCGACGACCAGTGGGGCCAGCCGACCTGGACGGCCGATCTCGCCGCGCAGCTGGTCCAGTTGGGGCGGGGCGCGCTCGCCGGCACCGCTCCGGCGGGGGTGTACCACGGCAGCAACGGCGGTGCGACCACGTGGTTCGCCTTCTGCCGGGAGATCTTCCGTCTGCTCGGCGCGGATCCCGAGCGGGTGCGCCCCCTCACCAGCGACCGCTACGCCCGCCCGGCGCCCCGGCCTGCCTACAGCGTGCTCGGCCACGGCCGCTGGCACGCGGCAGGCATGGCACCACTCAGGCACTGGCACGCGGCACTGGCCGAGGCACTTCCCGCGATGCGGCACCGTCCGGCAGAAGAACCCGCAGGACCGGCCGGAGGACCAGCAGCTCCGGCAGAGACATCCGAGACCATGCGCGAGGAAGCCGAGATTACATGCGACCGCTGTCCATAGAAGGCGCCTGGATCCACGAACCCGAAGTCTTCGCCGACGACCGGGGAAGCTTTCACGAGTGGTTCAGGAAAGACGCATTCCGCACGGCTACCGGACAGGAACTCCCCCTCGCCCAGGCCAATCTCTCCGTATCCCGCCACGGCGCCCTGCGCGGCATCCATTTCGCGGAATCCCCTCCGGGACAGGCGAAATACATCACGTGTGTGCGCGGCGCCATTCTCGATGTCGTCGTCGATGTCCGGACGGGCTCCCCGACATTCCGGCAGTGGGAGACGGCACGCCTCGACGACACCAACAACCGTGCCGTCTATCTCTCCGAGGGACTGGGCCATGCCTTCATCGCCCTCACCGATGAGGCCACCGTCGTCTACCTGTGCTCCGAGGGGTACGCCCCCGAGCGCGAACACGGCATTCACCCACTGGACCCGGACCTCGCCATCGGCTGGCCCACCGGCATCACCCCCTTGCTGTCTCCGAAGGACGCCCAGGCCCCCGCCTTCGCCGAGGTGCACCGGCAGGGACTGCTGCCCTCCTACGACACCTGCACGGACCTCCGAAACCGGCTCCGCCACCACTGAATTCAGCATGCGGCCCCCGCGCCGGCAGGCCCCCCATCCGCCCCTCGACCCTCCCCCCTTCATGCCATGAACTCTTCGCTCCCCGGGACCCGGCCCGCCGCCCATATCGCCATGTTCAGCGTCGCGGCCCACGGTCATGTCAATCCGAGCCTCGAACTGATCCGTGAACTCGTCCGCCGTGGGCACCGGGTCACCTATGCCATCGCCGAGTCCTTCGCCGACACCGTCGCCGCCACCGGCGCCGAACCCAGAATCATCACGTCCACGCTGCCCACGAGCGAGGACCGGGATGCCTGGGGAGGCGAACTGATCGACCACCTCCGACTCTTCCTCGCCGACGCAGGCCGGGCGCTTCCACAGCTGCTCAAGGCCTACCAGGACGACCGCCCCGACCTGATCCTGTACGACCCGATGGCCTACGCCGCACGGGCCCTCGCCGACCGCTGGAGGATCCCGGCCATCCAGCTCTCCCCGCACGCGGTCGCCTGGGAGGGCTACGAGGACGACATGGCAGCCGAGCTGTCGGGGCCACCGGGCCACGGCGTGGCGGCGTCGGAACCCGGGGGCCGGCAGGCACACGCCTGGCTCGCCAACAACGGCACCGCGATCGGACCGGGCCGCATCGCCCGCCGCCCCGAGCGCTGTATCGCGCTGCTCTCGAAGGTCCTGCAGCCGCACGCCGACCGGGTCGACAGTGCTGTCTACACCTTCACCGGCCCCTGCCGGGCCGACCGCAGCCGCCGCGGCGACTGGTCGCGCCCGGCCGGTGCGGAGAAGGTGGTCCTGATATCACTCGGCACGGTCTTCACCAAGGCCCCCGACTTCTACCGCGCATGTGCCGCCGCCTTCGGTGACCTGCCGGGATGGCACGTCGTACTGCAGATCGGCGCCGGCCTCGACCCCACCGAACTCGGCGAGGTCCCCGACAACATCGAGGTGCGCACCTGGGTCCCCCAGCTGGCGATCCTGGAACAGGCCGACGCCTTCATCACACACGCGGGCGCGAGCAGCGCGCAGGAGGGCCTGGCCTGTGGTGTGCCGATGGTGGCCGTCCCCCAGGCAGTCGATCAATTCGCCAACGCGGAAATGCTCGCTGCGCTGGGCGTCGCCCGCTACCTGCCCAAGGACCGGGCCACACCGCGAAACCTGCGGGAGGCGGTGCTCTCCCTCCTCAACGATCCGGACGTCCCACGCCATGTCTCCCGGCTCCAGCAGCACTTGGCCCACGAGGGCGGCACCCGCCAAGCCGCGGACCTCGTCGAGGCAGCACTCCCCAGCCCTCTCTGAGCATCGCGCGAACCGGCACGAGCGTGCAGGACGGTGCCGTCCTGCCGTAGCCGAACCCGCGTTCCTGGGCGGGTCACCGCGGCGCGTCCCTGCCCATGGTGCGAGGCCGTTGCCGGCGTACCCGGGGTTGCTTCCCGAAGAAAGGAAAGTTCCGCTGTCCGGCGATGAGCAGGGTAATGCGAACGGAACAACTCCCACCTCCGCGAATCAAGGTCAGGAAGTGGTAAAGAGCCCTTCCGGCATTCATGCGGCCATTGCGGCGGCCTAGGGTCAAAGGAAAGTGTCCCGATCGGCCGAGTCGTTGAGGTTATCCAGATGCATCCTGTGTTCAGCGCGAGAATGAATGTCGTCGTCATCGGAATGGGGGGAACCATTTCCGGGGTCTCCGAAGGGCGGACCGGATTCGAGACATATGAGCCGGGCCGGATTCCGGTCGCCGAATTAGTGAACGCATTACGGCCGGAGATCGATGAGATCGCGGACGTCGGAAGCGAGGAATTCGGATCCAAGAGTTCCGGGGAGTACACGATCCTCGACTACTACGACCTCTCCCGGCGCGTGGACGCGTCCCTGCGGCACGCGGACGCGGTGGTGATCTGCAGTGGAACCGCCGCCCTCACCGAACTCGCGTACTTCCTCGACCTGACCGTCCGCAGCGGCAAGCCCGTGGTCCTCACCGGTGCGATGCGTCCGTGGACGGTGCTGGGGAGCGACGGCCCGCCCAATCTCTACAACGCCGTCCGGCTCGCCGCGAGCGGGCGGACCCGCCGGCTCGGGACCACGGTCCTGCTGAACGACCAGATACTGCCGGCGCGCGACGCCACCAAGACCGACACCCTTCGGCTGCACACCTTCAGCACCTCCGAATACGGCGCGCTCGGTACCGTGGACGAGAAGGAGATCCGCCTCCAGCGTGTCCCCGCACGTCCCGAGGCGGGCGTGCGAACGCCGTTCGACCTGGCAGCGATCCCACGGGACGGCCTGCCCCGGATAGAGATCGCGGGGTCGTACGTGGACGCGGGCGGCGAGGCCATCACCGCGAGCGTGCATGCGGGCGCCAGCGGCATCGTGTTCGCCGGAGTGCCCTCACCGCGGCAGCTCGCGGCGGCCCGGGCGGCCGAGCGCGACGTCACATTCGTGGCGGCCAACGGCTACGGCGCGGGCGCCATGCGCGTGCAGTCGAAGCAGGTGGATGTCATCAGCGCCGGCGATCTCGCGCCGAACAAGGCGCGCATCTTGCTGATGCTGGCGCGCGCGGTGACATCGGATCAGATCCGTATCCGCGACTGGTTCGCCACGATCGGAAACGCTCAGTTCTGACGCACCGGACCGGCCGAACAGGGCGAACCGGCCGACACCGGCGAGCGCGAGGCGGCTACTGCGGTGTCCGTCGCCGGGTTGGCCGTTCCCTTCGCCCCCGCGCCCGATGACGGTCGCTTGGCGTTGGCCATGTCGCCGGCCTGCGGTGACGTAGCTTGCTGCGCTCGCTCGGCATCACGCTGACTTACGTCACGATCTCGCTGCCGGAACCGTCCTGGGCGCCGGGGTCTCCGGCTCCGATGAGGGCAAGTGCCGCGTCGAGAAGTAGAGAGGTCAGGGCGGGGAGTTGGTCGGGGGATTCGGACAGCAGGAACAGCCAGGCGAAGACGGGGCCGACCAGCAGGGCGTTGAGGGCGGCCGGGCCGGGGCGGGCCGTGAGCTCGCCGCGCGCGGCCGCGCGGTCCAGGACCTCCGTGAGGGTGCGGCGCTGGGCGGCGAGGTATTTCGCGTCGAACCGTTTGCGTAGTGCGGGGTCGGCCTGGACGTCGGCCAGCAGGCCGGGAATCGTGCCTGGCGGCGGAGCGGCCATGCTGTCCGCGACTTCGGCGAGCACGGCGGCCAGGTCGGCACGGAGCGATCCGCGGTCGGGTGCCACGGCCAGGAACTGGCCGGGCACGAGTACGTCAAAGATCATTTCTTGTTTGCCGGCGTGGCGCCGGTAGATCGCCGCCTTGCCCACCCCGGCCCGCGCCGCGACCGCGGCCGTCGTGAGCCGTGCGTACCCCACCTCGGCCAGCAGCTCTCGAACGGCGGACGCGATGGCGTCATCGACGCGGCTGTCCCGGGGGCGGCCGCCCCGGTTTCCGGCTTGTGTGCGCGCAGACATGGGTACATCATACGGAACTGCGAGTATCGAAACCAATGGTTCCAGATCTCGGGACCCGGGGCCGGCCCGGATGGATCCGAACCACGGCCGAACGACAGGCGGGCGGCAACCCAGCGCCGCGCGCCGACGCGACGCGGATGTCGTAGGAAAACCGTCCGGACGGTGGAGAGCGCGATGACGGATGGGTCGAGGTGCGGGCCGGCCGGCAGGGGCAAAGGGCGCGCCCGACAACTGCACGATCCTCGGCGGGATACACGTGATCCCGCCGCTCGGTGCTCGGAAGCTCCGGGGCCCGAGCGCGGGGACGTGGACAAGTGGCGTGCCCAGAAGGCGAAGACACTCAGCACGGTGCGGCGGACCTTCCGCCGAGCGATCAACTCCGCCGAGCGATCAACGAAGCCGAGGGGGTGAACGCCTGAGAACGGACACCACGTGAGCTACGCCACAGCTTCGTCTCGCCGCTGCTGGACGGCGGCGTCCCCTTCGCAGAGGCCTCCCGTCCGGTCGGGCACTCCGGGACGGCGGTTGCCGAGGAGGTCTGCCGGAAGCAGGCCCGCCCCGTGATGCAGCGGGGAGCGGTCGCCATGGACGGCACCTTCAAGGTGAACCCGCGGCGCCGACCACGCAGTTGGTCACGCATCACGCAGGAGAGCCACCTACGGAAATCCGTAGGTGGCTCTGACCTGTGTTCCTTCAGTCGGGGTGGCGGGATTTGAACCCACGACCTCTTCGTCCCGAATGAGGGTCGGGCAAGATCGAGACCTGCCTGTTTGGCTTTTCCACAGGTCAGGGCGTTGGGCTCGGTGGGCCTCGGGTGGTTTCGGGAGGGTTTGGAGAGCGGGTCGGCTCCCAGATGGCTCCCCGCGGCGTCGGCCTCATTCCCGGGCCTCAGTCCCGTACTCGCCCTCGCCGAGCTGATCGGTGACCGCCGCCTCGCTCCGCTTCAGCAGGAAGATCCGCTTGGCCCGTCTTGCCGGACCTTCCAATCTTGCGGCGGCGCTCCGTCACCTGCCAACGCTGACGTCGGTGTTCGAGGACTGCCTTCCACAGCTCCAGGCGATGGCGAGAATCCTTCGGCAACATGAAGCGGAGGGCTCCGAGGACAACGGCAGCCACCAGCACGGGCGCGGCCCCCGGGTGGTCGGTGAGGAACGGCATGGATCAGCCCTTCCCGTCGCACAGGTCGAGTGAGGCGGTGCCCAGCACCACCCGGTAGGTGTCATCGCGGCGGGTAAATCTCGCGCCCTTGACCCCGGCCTCCCGGTGGGTCAGTGCCAGAGCCAGGTCGCCGGGTTCGGGATAGCCGGTCCAGCGGCACTCCCATGAGTCGCCGGCGCCCCAGAGCCGACGTACGGGACCGTGCCGAATCACTTCCGGCTCCTTCCGGCGTTCAACTCCGGGGCGCTCCAGAGGGTCCCAGGACAGACTGGTCGCCCAGCGGCCACACCGGTCAACCAGGTTGTAGCGAGAAACGAGACCTGCCAGCAGAGTGGTCGCTTCCCCTGAGATCGGGGGGATGGCTGCCAGTGCGCGGCGCTCGTGCGCGGTGAGGTCGTTGTCCAGCGTGACATAGGGGTGCCGGGGCACGAGGCTGCGCCTGTTGCCGCGCCGGCATCCGGCTGGGTCACCGGTGATGGTCAGCAGTGCACCGGTGGGCAGATGGCGTAGACAGACGGAGCGCTGCCCATGGCACGTGTATGTGACCTCGTGCCGTAGTCCAGGGACGCCGCGTGAGCCGGCCCCCTGGGTGGCTAGCAGCCGGGTGGCCACGTTCTCCGGGGCGCGCTCCGCCACTATCACCAACTGGTCCCTGCGGGGCGACATCACCGGGTCGTACGAGGCGACAACCGAGTAGTTCCACCTCGCCGTCGGACCGGTGTACACGTTGCCGTTGAAAAGCGCGAGCGCTAGTAGGGCCCGGAAGGCGCGCTGGTCGTCCGAGCAGTGGTCTAGGCCCAGCCCGTGGGTGTCGCTGCTGATCGCGGATTCGGCGGCGGCTTCGCTTTCCCCGGTGTACTGGACGCGGAGAGGGATCCGCTCCTCGGGCGCCATAGTGTGGACAGACAGTCCGCCCAACTCGCGCGCGGCGGTCAACCGTGCCTGCTGGAAGGGGATGACTTCACTGGACTCGTGCTGGATGCGGCGTGCGAGTTTAACGATGTCCCTGTCGAGCGTCATGTCCGGCTCCCGGTGGGCGTGCCTCAGTGCTCCCGCCCACTGCGCCCCATTAGGAGGAACGACAGTTTTCAATCACGCGCGCACTACGGCACTTTGCGCCCTCAACCCTGGGTAGCTGCGGGAGGAACCCAGGTCCGACGTAACGGCGAGCGTGGTCGCCTGGCCGGAGCATAGCGTCTTGAGGGCGTGTGGGCGAGGTAGGTGCCGGACATCTCAACCGCTCCGTCACGGGCGGCCCGCCTGCGCACAACTTCGTCACGTTCATGGACTATCGCGACCCGCGCATTCGTTTGACGCTTGCCGTCCATCATGTCGTTGCGCTGGAGGGTTGCACGGTCATCCGTCAGCTCCCCAAATGGCTCCCAGGCCGCCGCAGTCATTCGAGCGATGGTTGCTTCGCGTGGTCACGCCGCCTCGTCCTCCTCCAACCGGAACAGTGCCGGAGTTTCAGCTGGGGCTGTAAAGAGAATGAACGGCATGGAAACGCGGCTCATCCTAGGGGCCTGTCGCTCAAGTTTCCGCCGTTGGAGTACGGCTGGGTACCGACGGCCGATCGCTCACAGCAGACGTGCATGAGTGGATATCTCGTCGGACGCCATGGCAACCTAAATATGTCGGCGAAAATCCTGGTTATCTTCTATGTGAGACGTTGTGCGGGAATATCTCTCGCCCCAGACATTGTCGGCGTATAAGCGGTCTCGCCGGAAATCGAGCGGGACAAAGCAAATCAAGCGCATTGGAGTTCAGGCGGTGGGCTCAGATGACCCAATTTCCCAGAGGTTGCATGCCTCGCTGCCGTCGAGGCTTGCTGGGCGACCTCGTGACCACCGAGGTTACCCAATCACATATGTCACAGTAATCCGCCCTGACGGGCGGCCAGATTTCACTGAGGTTGACGGCGCCACACGTCTGGAGTGCATCCGTGACGGGCTCTGCGGCTTGTGCGGTGAACTACTTGGGTATTGGCGAGCAGTGATCGGCGGTCCGGTGGTCATGCGGAGCCGCTTGACGCTTGACCCTCCTATGCATATTGAATGCGCGAGATTCGCCGCTACGGACTCGATCAACGGTTGCCCGTTTCTATTGCATATGGGGTTTGCTCGATATGCAAAATCACCCCCTGCAGACCGGGTGGCGCGTCCCAGCCGCATGTTTCTCGGTAGGACTCGGTCTCACGAGTTGAAGCGTGACGGTGCTGATGTGCTAGCTCATTGCGCGCCGTTCAAAGAGATGTGGGAGGTTCGAGCCGGGAGCCTGGTCAAGCTTCGAGATGCGGCGTCTTGGCCCTAGCCCCAATCTGGGGCGGCGGATGGATTCCATCCAGTCGTCCTGCTGGGGCTGGCGTGGCTATTTTGGTCGAAGGATTACGGGTGGCAGCCGGGCTGGGGGCTGCTTGTGCTGCCACCCTCGGCACATCGGAGCGTCCCAGCCTGGGCCGACTGCCTCGATGGTTACTCGCGATCGGGGTCCTGCTCTGCGCTCGACGCGTCATCCAAATCCAGCTCAGATTGAACGGGCCGGCCAGGATGGGAGGATCGCCACGCTTCGAACTCCTCGTCTGAGCCCCCGAACCAGGTGCGAAGGGCCTTTTTGAGCGCGCTGGTGGCCAGCTCTGTTGCCTTTTCCTCCCTTGCACCCGGCCCAAGCGTGGGCTCACTGACCTTGAGCGCGTTCGACTGCTGCTTGGTGCACAGGTCGAGGTAGAGGCGGCGAGACTGGCCCAAGCCCTTGTCGAACGCCGTGCGGTCGATCAGCCACGGGGCGATGTGTTGCCACGCCGACGGGGTGGCGAGTGCCTGCAGCCAGAAATACCGGAAGTACACCGCGTTCGGCGTGTCCATGTTAACAATCTGGTTGATCGACTTGCTTGCCTCCTTGCTGAAGGCGTGCCGGCGATCGTGAGCCTTCCGGCGGTCCAGCTCGAAGAACGCGTTCCAAGCGTCAACGAGGGACGCTGCGAAGGCGGGTAGGTCTTTGAGCTCGGCTCCACCCGGCTGGTTCTTGCGCATTTCCCACAGAGAGGCAAGGGTCATGATCATGCCGAGCTGGCAGGCGTGAGTGTTGAAGACTGCGAACGCGGCCTTCGACTGCTTGATGGTGAGGGGGGTCGTTGCGTTGAGGTAGGCGCGGGCACGGTGCTCCTCGAAGTCAGCTTCCTTCTCCTTCAATGCCTCCCAAGCCCGGATGACATCCGTCTTCACCGGCATGTGACCCGTTCCTTCGGCGCGCCGCCGTTGGTACTCGTCGTAGCTGTCGCGCAGGGTCCAGTAGATTCCCACACCGCCGAAGAGGGCGTCATACGCGAGTGCAGAGTGGTTATGGGTGGTATCC
This portion of the Streptomyces sp. 2114.4 genome encodes:
- the rfbD gene encoding dTDP-4-dehydrorhamnose reductase; translated protein: MTAHEARPWLVTGAQGLLARALLGHLAGAGITAVAAGRGDLDITDRKAVQAAFTGRPPAVVINCAAWTAVDAAEDHEAQALAVNGTGARLLAEACRASGSVLLQPSTDYVFDGRAREPYPEHAPTGPRSAYGRTKLAGEQAVLHTLPDTGYVVRTSWLYGAGGNSFVGTVLGLERERETLEVVDDQWGQPTWTADLAAQLVQLGRGALAGTAPAGVYHGSNGGATTWFAFCREIFRLLGADPERVRPLTSDRYARPAPRPAYSVLGHGRWHAAGMAPLRHWHAALAEALPAMRHRPAEEPAGPAGGPAAPAETSETMREEAEITCDRCP
- the rfbC gene encoding dTDP-4-dehydrorhamnose 3,5-epimerase, which translates into the protein MRPLSIEGAWIHEPEVFADDRGSFHEWFRKDAFRTATGQELPLAQANLSVSRHGALRGIHFAESPPGQAKYITCVRGAILDVVVDVRTGSPTFRQWETARLDDTNNRAVYLSEGLGHAFIALTDEATVVYLCSEGYAPEREHGIHPLDPDLAIGWPTGITPLLSPKDAQAPAFAEVHRQGLLPSYDTCTDLRNRLRHH
- the hutH gene encoding histidine ammonia-lyase; translation: MTRTPTTADGGTTDMPSLDAIVEAASWTAKLGPLADADVARMRESGATVDTYLAEGKPVYGLTQGFGPLVTYSSTSEMEQGSSLISHLGTAQGRPLGPEASRLVFWLRLNSMRKGFSAVSPGFWQRLADLWNAGFTPVIPRDGTVSASGDLQPLAHVALACAGYGEAWVRDAQGQWSPRPASQALADLGTEPLEWPVREALAFVNGTGVSLAVAILNQRSAVRLVRAVATLTARLTALLGGNAEHYDEGVGQARNQAGQLLVARWIRQDLSEDHRRDERRPLQEPYSLRCAPQVLGAVLDQLTMAGEILLREANGVTDNPLTHEGRVLHAGNFHAMPVGFASEQTGLALHMAAYLAERQLGLVVNPTTNGDLPIMLTPRAGRGCGLAGVQISATSFISRIRQLVTPASLTTLPTNGWNQDHVPMALNGANGVGEALDLGWLAVGSLALGAAQLAVMTEDAPEPVGVWAQLAHISPALEADRPMAAEVRAAAELFRSHAHALQADAG
- a CDS encoding LLM class F420-dependent oxidoreductase — translated: MTRWGITLPLTGVPLPAHRELVERLPGLGYTDVWTAETSGTDAFSPLVLASQWSSGLRLGTAIAPVFTRGPALLAMTAAAAADCAPGRFALGIGASSPGVVRDWNAMEHTRPYARTRDTLRFLRTAFEGKVVNAQYPTFSVRGFRLERPPASPPPLLLAALRPRMLRLAATEADGAITNWLAPADVPKVRAEIGPGTELVAPVFVCLTDDARKARRLGRMMISSYLTVPAYRAFQDWLGRTEPLAAMHRAWDAGDRWRAGMAVPDEVVDELVVHGSPEECRARIRAYTANGLDTPVIALLPTDDGDPVEQVEALAPCQD
- the rfbB gene encoding dTDP-glucose 4,6-dehydratase, encoding MATRILVTGGAGFIGSHYVRTLLGPQGPGDVSVTVLDKLTYAGSPANLDEVRGHPHFTFRKGDICDAATVRELMAEHDQVVHFAAESHVDRSIDGGDEFIRTNVLGTHTLVNAAHSAGISTFVQISTDEVYGSIDQGSWPETHPLRPSSPYSSAKAAGDLVALSYHHTHGLDVRVTRCSNNYGHHHFPEKAIPLFITHLLDGKRIPLYGDGSHIRDWLHIDDHVQGIELVRTRGRAGEIYNIGGGTELSNRELTEMLLRELGADWDTSVQQVADRKGHDRRYSVDCTKISEELGYTPRVPFDKGLAETVQWYRDNRAWWEPLKARAAL
- a CDS encoding 4'-phosphopantetheinyl transferase, with protein sequence MIARILPDCVAAAESYGDEPAAELFPEESRLTATMSDVRRREFTTVRHCARRAALRIGVPPAPLLPGPAGAPQWPHGIVGSMTHCRGYRAAALARSDQVRGVGIDAEPHQALPEGMLDRIALPGEQEQQRVLRRLNGSMCWDRLLFCAKEAVYKVWSPLTRAWLGFHEASISIAPDGGTGAGTFRVRVLRAVPEGADGEVPTMLQGNWLANRHLLLAAIVVPRAPATP